Proteins encoded in a region of the uncultured Paludibaculum sp. genome:
- the hpnJ gene encoding hopanoid biosynthesis associated radical SAM protein HpnJ, with protein sequence MRTLFLNPPSFEGFDGGASSRWPATREIESYWYPVWLCYPAGLLPDSKVVDAPPHKITIEQTVAMAKDFELLVLFTSTPGFDVDVKMARMMKDVNSKLKVCFVGPPVTTEPEKALRESAIDFVVRREFDYQIVNYAKGTPLSELPGVSYRKDGEFIHNPEGGYIENLDELPWVTKVYKRDLDFRRYNVPFLLNPFISLYTSRGCPAMCTFCLWPQTHSGHRWRLRSTDDVVNEVRWAKENFPGLKEIFFDDDTFNYKGKRTIELCKKLAPLGVTWSCTSRVTTDYDTLSAMKDAGGRLMIVGYESGDQQILKNIKKGATIDMARRFTKDAHKLGLTIHADFIVGLPGESRESLRNTINFAKEIDCETIQVSIAHPYPGTEFYDYAQKNDLIQIGMSMTDETGHQLPNIVYPGLNRGELVEWVQRFYDEYYYRPKAAFRVVSKAVMNGDVKRLYKEAREYLNLRSKRKQFVADQQESTAAAARMANGD encoded by the coding sequence ATGCGCACTCTCTTTCTGAATCCTCCTTCGTTTGAAGGCTTCGACGGCGGGGCTAGTTCCCGCTGGCCGGCCACGCGCGAGATCGAATCCTATTGGTATCCTGTCTGGCTTTGTTATCCCGCCGGCTTGCTGCCCGATTCGAAGGTCGTCGACGCGCCGCCGCACAAGATCACCATCGAGCAGACCGTCGCCATGGCGAAGGACTTTGAACTGCTTGTGCTGTTCACGTCGACGCCAGGCTTCGATGTCGATGTAAAGATGGCGCGGATGATGAAGGACGTGAACTCGAAGCTGAAGGTCTGCTTCGTGGGACCGCCCGTCACCACCGAACCCGAGAAGGCGCTCCGCGAGTCCGCCATCGACTTTGTCGTCCGCCGCGAGTTCGATTACCAGATCGTCAACTATGCGAAGGGCACCCCGCTGTCGGAGTTGCCCGGCGTCAGCTACCGCAAGGACGGCGAGTTTATCCACAACCCCGAGGGCGGCTACATCGAGAACCTCGACGAACTCCCCTGGGTCACCAAGGTCTACAAACGCGACCTCGACTTCCGCCGCTATAACGTCCCGTTCCTGCTGAACCCCTTCATCTCTCTGTATACGTCACGCGGTTGCCCGGCCATGTGTACGTTCTGCCTGTGGCCGCAGACCCACTCGGGCCACCGCTGGCGTCTGCGCTCCACCGACGACGTGGTGAACGAGGTCCGCTGGGCGAAGGAAAACTTCCCTGGTTTGAAGGAGATCTTCTTCGACGACGATACTTTCAACTACAAGGGCAAGCGGACCATCGAGCTCTGCAAGAAACTTGCTCCGCTGGGTGTGACCTGGTCATGCACGTCGCGCGTCACGACCGACTACGACACACTGTCGGCCATGAAAGACGCGGGTGGCCGGCTGATGATTGTCGGCTACGAGTCCGGCGACCAGCAGATTCTGAAGAACATCAAGAAGGGCGCCACCATCGACATGGCGCGCCGGTTCACGAAGGATGCCCACAAGCTCGGCCTGACCATCCACGCCGACTTCATCGTGGGCTTGCCCGGAGAGAGCCGCGAGTCGCTGCGAAACACGATCAACTTCGCCAAGGAGATCGACTGCGAGACCATCCAGGTCTCCATCGCACATCCCTATCCGGGCACCGAGTTCTACGACTACGCACAGAAGAACGACCTGATCCAGATCGGCATGTCGATGACCGACGAGACCGGACACCAGTTGCCGAATATCGTCTATCCGGGTCTGAACCGGGGCGAGCTGGTCGAATGGGTGCAGCGCTTCTACGACGAGTATTACTACCGTCCAAAGGCCGCTTTCCGCGTGGTGAGCAAGGCCGTCATGAACGGCGACGTGAAGCGCCTCTACAAGGAAGCCCGCGAGTACCTCAACCTGCGGAGCAAGCGCAAGCAGTTCGTGGCCGACCAGCAGGAGAGCACTGCCGCAGCGGCCCGGATGGCCAACGGCGACTAG
- a CDS encoding NAD(P)-dependent oxidoreductase, with product MIRTEDQLEDELSTPSHEDVASVKDLRGPILILGAAGKMGPSLAHRLKRALEAGGNPAKVMAVSRFSSEGSRAQFESWGISTIPCDMLVPGALVHLPDAENIIYMAARKFGSSGNPSLTWAINAFLPGLVMCRYQGARIAAFSSGNVYPLVPVESGGATEQTPPLPLGEYAQSVLARERIFEHSTLEWGTRVALIRLNYAVELRYGVLVDIGRKVLAGTPIDVTMGHVNVVWQGDANSVAIQLLARCASPAFILNVTGPETLRVRDIAQEFARHLGRPVEFQGAEAPTALLNNAALCHSMFGRPRVSVSQMIEWIAHWIHQDGRQLNKPTHFENREGRF from the coding sequence ATGATTCGAACTGAAGACCAACTCGAAGACGAGCTGAGCACGCCCTCCCACGAGGACGTCGCATCGGTAAAAGACCTCCGCGGTCCCATCCTGATTCTGGGCGCTGCCGGCAAGATGGGGCCTTCTCTCGCGCACCGCCTGAAGCGTGCGCTGGAGGCTGGCGGCAACCCCGCGAAAGTCATGGCCGTCTCGCGATTCTCGTCGGAGGGGTCGAGGGCGCAGTTTGAGTCCTGGGGGATCTCCACCATTCCGTGCGACATGCTCGTGCCTGGTGCGCTCGTGCACTTGCCGGATGCCGAGAACATCATCTACATGGCGGCCCGCAAATTCGGTTCCAGCGGTAACCCGTCTCTCACCTGGGCGATCAACGCCTTCCTCCCTGGCTTGGTGATGTGCCGCTATCAGGGTGCCCGGATCGCTGCGTTCTCCTCCGGCAACGTCTATCCGCTGGTCCCGGTCGAATCGGGCGGAGCCACCGAACAGACGCCGCCGCTGCCCCTGGGCGAGTACGCCCAGTCGGTGCTGGCCCGGGAGCGGATCTTCGAACACTCCACTTTGGAGTGGGGCACCCGCGTGGCGCTGATCCGCCTGAACTACGCTGTGGAGCTGCGCTATGGAGTCCTGGTCGACATCGGCCGCAAGGTGCTGGCCGGGACGCCGATCGATGTCACCATGGGGCACGTCAACGTCGTCTGGCAGGGCGATGCCAATTCGGTCGCCATCCAGTTGCTGGCTCGCTGCGCCTCGCCCGCGTTTATTCTTAATGTCACCGGGCCCGAGACCCTGCGCGTTCGGGACATCGCCCAGGAGTTTGCCCGCCATCTGGGCCGCCCAGTCGAGTTCCAGGGCGCCGAGGCGCCCACCGCGCTGCTGAACAATGCGGCTCTCTGCCATTCGATGTTTGGACGGCCGCGTGTGAGCGTGTCGCAGATGATCGAGTGGATCGCCCACTGGATCCATCAGGATGGCCGGCAGCTGAACAAACCTACACATTTCGAGAATCGGGAGGGGCGCTTCTAG
- a CDS encoding EamA family transporter, translating into MNTWLLVGGVVLSTVCADLLQSHGMRRGGAQWKVSLSFVFLATSFFSFTQLLLVADLSFAVPATAASIVIETLMAKLVLKENVDVRRWAGAALVAAGVALLSH; encoded by the coding sequence ATGAACACCTGGCTGCTGGTGGGCGGCGTCGTACTCTCCACCGTCTGCGCCGACCTGCTGCAGTCGCACGGGATGAGACGCGGCGGGGCGCAGTGGAAGGTTTCGCTCTCCTTCGTCTTCCTGGCAACGTCGTTCTTCTCGTTCACACAACTGCTCCTGGTGGCCGATCTGAGCTTCGCCGTCCCGGCCACCGCGGCCAGCATCGTCATCGAGACGTTGATGGCCAAGCTCGTCCTCAAAGAGAACGTGGACGTCCGCCGCTGGGCCGGCGCCGCACTGGTGGCTGCCGGCGTGGCCCTGCTTTCGCATTGA
- a CDS encoding EamA family transporter yields the protein MKPATVLLTAAVVVLNVLGNFALGWGMKHAPASAGPILSLLQPFVILGIVLLIAWTLLRIKLLGRADLSYVVPVTAVGYVLSAVMGAAFLNEHVSLQRWSGTLLIFAGAALTGLTPAATDQEPER from the coding sequence ATGAAACCTGCCACCGTGCTCCTGACAGCGGCGGTGGTCGTGTTGAACGTCCTCGGCAATTTTGCGCTCGGCTGGGGCATGAAGCACGCCCCGGCCAGTGCCGGCCCCATTCTGTCGCTGCTGCAACCGTTCGTCATTTTGGGGATTGTGCTGTTGATTGCCTGGACTCTGCTCCGGATCAAGTTGCTGGGGCGTGCCGACCTCAGCTATGTGGTGCCGGTCACGGCCGTGGGCTACGTTCTCAGTGCGGTGATGGGCGCCGCGTTCTTGAATGAGCATGTCTCGCTGCAGCGCTGGAGTGGGACGCTGTTGATCTTTGCCGGTGCCGCCTTGACCGGACTTACCCCCGCGGCCACAGACCAGGAGCCAGAACGATGA
- a CDS encoding heparinase II/III family protein, whose product MFSPTRRAILAAPAATLLSTAQDVRQPVESRRLLASQHDATGFSTALLPREQWRPYPRAADRAAWQSIPADLRSAFIEAAGRQKGKPWDSLPASVFLDFQRNGNRSRFENLTFGRRIRLRQAVLAECMEGQGRFLDDILDGLWLVCEESFWGVPAHMGAQKAGVGLPDISEPIVDLFAAETANTIAWIDYLLGPELEQLSPLIRPRLSTEVHRRMLDPCSSRNNFGWMGLDPDHQSPLNNWTPWIDSNWLTANLLMETDASKRAATAYRILQSVDRFLDYYHPDGGCDEGPSYWGRAGASLFDCLELLHSASNGRLDYFGAPLVQAIGAYIYKAHIAGDWYVNFADASARVVPNGNLVWRYGQRIKDPRMASHGAWIAASHPKPNLEPDALGRTIDQLFHAKDLRAAAAGAKPALLRDVFLPGVQVFAARGSQGSTDGFYLAAQGGHNAESHNHNDVGNFIVFHNGEPVLVDVGVETYTAKTFSSRRYEIWTMQSAWHNCPTINGVMQQAGRRFEARSVASSTDDKAAVFGLEMQHAYPPEAGVQSWRRQMRLDRAANSIAIEDQFRLSRNQSLELSLISIRLPREVAPGEVHLEGGFILKYDPALRAVIDQHSAADARLRPIWGSTVHRIRLTTNTPPLEGRYTVTITLT is encoded by the coding sequence ATGTTCTCTCCCACCCGTCGTGCGATCCTGGCGGCGCCCGCCGCTACCCTGTTGTCCACCGCCCAGGATGTAAGGCAGCCGGTAGAGTCCCGCCGGCTGCTGGCTTCGCAGCACGATGCCACTGGTTTCTCGACTGCGCTGCTGCCTCGGGAACAGTGGCGCCCCTATCCGCGGGCAGCGGACCGCGCCGCCTGGCAGTCGATACCGGCCGACCTGCGCTCTGCGTTCATCGAGGCAGCCGGCCGGCAGAAAGGCAAACCTTGGGACTCTCTGCCTGCCAGCGTCTTCCTCGACTTTCAGCGGAACGGCAACCGCTCTCGCTTCGAGAACCTCACGTTCGGGCGCCGCATTCGCCTCCGGCAGGCCGTGCTGGCCGAGTGCATGGAAGGCCAGGGTCGCTTCCTGGACGACATCCTCGATGGCCTCTGGCTGGTCTGCGAAGAGAGCTTCTGGGGTGTGCCGGCGCACATGGGTGCACAGAAAGCGGGCGTCGGCCTGCCCGACATCAGCGAGCCTATCGTAGACCTGTTCGCCGCCGAAACCGCCAACACCATTGCCTGGATCGACTACCTGCTCGGACCCGAACTGGAGCAGTTGTCTCCTCTCATTCGGCCAAGGTTGTCGACTGAGGTGCACCGGCGCATGCTCGACCCCTGCTCGTCCCGTAACAACTTCGGCTGGATGGGCCTCGACCCCGATCACCAGAGTCCACTCAATAACTGGACGCCCTGGATCGACTCCAACTGGTTGACCGCCAATCTCCTGATGGAGACCGACGCGTCCAAACGCGCCGCCACCGCCTACCGCATCCTGCAATCGGTCGACCGGTTCCTGGACTACTACCACCCCGATGGCGGCTGCGATGAAGGGCCAAGTTACTGGGGCCGGGCCGGCGCCTCGCTGTTCGACTGCCTGGAACTCCTCCACTCGGCTTCGAACGGACGTCTCGACTACTTCGGCGCCCCGCTCGTGCAGGCCATCGGCGCCTACATCTACAAGGCGCACATCGCCGGAGACTGGTATGTGAACTTCGCCGACGCGTCAGCCCGCGTAGTCCCCAACGGCAACTTGGTCTGGCGCTATGGCCAACGGATCAAGGACCCGCGGATGGCTTCGCACGGAGCCTGGATCGCCGCGTCTCACCCGAAGCCTAACCTCGAGCCGGACGCGCTGGGTCGCACCATCGACCAACTATTTCACGCCAAGGACCTGCGGGCCGCCGCCGCCGGCGCCAAGCCGGCCCTGCTCCGGGACGTCTTCCTGCCCGGTGTCCAGGTCTTCGCCGCACGTGGAAGTCAGGGCTCCACGGATGGGTTCTACCTCGCCGCCCAGGGCGGGCACAATGCGGAAAGCCACAACCACAACGACGTGGGCAACTTCATCGTCTTCCACAACGGCGAACCGGTACTGGTTGACGTGGGTGTCGAAACCTACACAGCCAAGACCTTCTCCAGCCGCCGCTATGAGATCTGGACCATGCAATCGGCCTGGCACAACTGCCCCACCATCAATGGCGTGATGCAGCAGGCGGGCCGGCGGTTCGAGGCCCGGTCCGTGGCCAGTTCAACCGACGACAAGGCTGCTGTCTTCGGCCTGGAGATGCAGCACGCTTATCCGCCGGAAGCGGGTGTCCAGTCGTGGCGGCGCCAGATGCGCCTCGATCGCGCCGCCAACTCGATCGCTATCGAGGATCAATTCCGGTTGAGCAGGAATCAGTCCCTGGAGCTCAGTCTCATCTCCATCCGGCTTCCCAGGGAGGTTGCGCCGGGCGAGGTCCACCTGGAAGGCGGCTTCATACTGAAGTACGATCCTGCGCTGCGCGCTGTGATCGATCAGCACTCCGCCGCCGATGCCAGGCTACGGCCCATCTGGGGATCAACCGTGCATCGTATCCGGCTCACAACGAACACGCCTCCGTTGGAAGGTCGATACACTGTGACAATCACCCTCACATGA
- a CDS encoding dihydrodipicolinate synthase family protein: MSWRESLQQGLVIPAHPLCLTSERKLDEQRQRGLTRYYLDSGAGGVAVGVHTTQFEIRDCGLLQPVLELAALEAHGSDAILVAGVCGPTSQALREAALARDLGYQTGLLSLSAMREASVPELIDHVRAVAEVIPVFGFYLQPAVGGRVLPHEFWQRMCEIDNVCGIKVAPFHRYQTLEVVRALAESGRAHEIALYTGNDDNIVADLLTPFTFGGTTVRFSGGLLGQWAVGTKSAVQLLRRVHEGTNPSLLLALGAQLTDLNSALFDVRNHFHGCIAGIHEVLVRQGRMAGRWCLNPHEDLSPGQLHEIDRVLAAYPHLLE; the protein is encoded by the coding sequence ATGTCCTGGCGCGAAAGTCTGCAACAGGGGTTGGTGATTCCCGCTCACCCGCTGTGTCTTACCAGTGAGCGGAAGCTTGACGAGCAACGGCAGCGCGGGCTTACTCGCTACTACCTGGATTCGGGTGCCGGAGGAGTGGCCGTTGGCGTTCACACCACACAGTTCGAGATCCGGGATTGCGGCCTATTGCAGCCTGTGCTGGAGTTGGCGGCGCTGGAGGCGCATGGCTCTGACGCCATCCTCGTTGCCGGAGTCTGCGGCCCCACGAGCCAGGCCTTGCGCGAGGCGGCCTTGGCCAGGGACCTCGGCTACCAGACAGGTCTGCTCAGCCTGTCGGCGATGCGCGAAGCCAGCGTGCCCGAACTCATTGATCATGTTCGTGCCGTCGCCGAAGTGATCCCTGTGTTCGGCTTCTACCTGCAGCCGGCGGTTGGTGGCCGCGTGCTGCCCCACGAGTTCTGGCAGCGCATGTGTGAGATCGACAACGTCTGTGGCATCAAGGTGGCCCCGTTCCATCGGTACCAGACGCTCGAAGTAGTACGGGCGTTGGCCGAGTCGGGCCGAGCGCATGAGATTGCGCTCTACACGGGCAACGACGATAACATCGTGGCCGACCTGCTGACGCCGTTCACTTTCGGGGGAACAACGGTCCGCTTCTCTGGTGGACTCCTGGGCCAATGGGCCGTGGGCACAAAGAGCGCTGTACAGTTGCTGCGCCGCGTCCACGAGGGCACCAACCCTTCGTTACTTTTGGCCCTGGGCGCCCAATTAACCGACCTCAACTCGGCCCTGTTCGACGTCAGGAACCACTTCCACGGATGCATCGCCGGCATCCACGAGGTGCTGGTACGCCAGGGACGGATGGCAGGCCGCTGGTGCCTTAACCCCCACGAAGACCTTTCTCCCGGTCAGTTACACGAAATCGACCGGGTTCTGGCCGCCTATCCGCACCTCCTGGAGTAA